A region from the Desulfovibrio sp. genome encodes:
- a CDS encoding molybdopterin-dependent oxidoreductase — protein sequence MNDDGNSKKQPPPQLSRRGLLKGLIGGGVLVSAQAASAAPLRFLKPLHVDNPLASYPSRDWEKAYRDIFRADSSFVFLCAPNDTHNCLLRAHVKNGVVARIGPTYGYGQAEDLYGNRASHRWDPRLCQKGLALVRRIYGDRRVKSPMVRRGWKEWVDAGFPRGADGRPDPKYFQRGKDKWLRASWPEAYDMAAKALENIARTYSGPKGTEMLRAQGYDPAMVEAIEESGAQTIKCRGGMAFLGATRIFGLYRFANSLALMDAKVRNVPPEKAHSARGWDSYSWHTDLPPGHPMVTGAQTNDFDLFAVEQSKLCLAWGMNWITTKMPDSHWLTEARLKGTKVVSITVEYSATASKSDDVIVIRPGTDPAFALGLAQVILSKKLYDESWVARNTDLPFLIRLDTLQPLRPEEVIPGYKTQPPANLAQVKKGEKPTPANAQRGQLVNEAMAGEFLPFVVFDKAKKPVAVTRDEWGEKAKSISPQLFAKAKLKTIDGKEVEVRTVADLMKEYLDANLQPEQVEALTGAPKKAVVGLATEIAKNPEKTLFANGMGPNQFYNADLKDRAIFLVAALTRNVGFLGGNVGSYAGNYRGALFAGLPTFVLEDPFNVQLDPTAKVQIKKILHYDSLHYYNYGDRPLRVGNKLFTGKSHIPSPTKAMWSNNSNSVIGNVKWHFDVVHNTLPKIEFISYADWWWTGSCEYSDLIFGCDSWAEFKHTDMTGSPTNPFLQLYPKTPLPRIFDTKSDIEIIAGVAKSLAKLVKEPRLADMWKFVDEDKVEAYLQRIADASPTLVGYKIEELHKKAANGVPALLNTRTYPRASSFEQAKGEIPWYTKSGRLEFYRPEPEFIENGENLVVHREPIDSTHYEPNVILAKPHVAIRPAGPETYGLARDNLSTEVRQVRHVLMTPAELLASVHPLKAKGFGTHVYHTPKYRHGAHTTPVDTDFTGVLFGPFGDVYRHDRRLPSVTEGYVDINPDDAQAMGIDDGEYVWIDADPEDRPYRGWKEGSPEMKVSRLLLRARYYPGTPKGIARTWHNMYGATFGSVLGHETRTDGLAKNPETNYQAMYRYGSHQSATRAWLKPTLMTDSLVHKGMFGQLVSKGFEPDIHCPVGAPRESFVKISKAEPASMKGTGRWRPVALGLRPKNERETMKIYLAGGFVKT from the coding sequence ATGAACGATGACGGTAACTCGAAAAAGCAACCCCCACCCCAACTCTCCCGGCGCGGGCTGCTCAAGGGACTCATCGGCGGAGGTGTCCTCGTGTCCGCGCAGGCGGCGTCGGCTGCGCCGCTCCGGTTCCTGAAACCGCTACACGTCGACAACCCGCTCGCGAGCTACCCGAGCCGGGACTGGGAGAAGGCGTACCGCGACATCTTCCGGGCGGACTCCTCCTTCGTGTTTCTGTGCGCGCCCAACGACACTCACAACTGCCTGCTCCGAGCTCACGTGAAGAACGGAGTCGTGGCTCGCATCGGACCGACTTACGGATACGGTCAAGCCGAAGACCTGTACGGAAATCGAGCCTCCCACCGCTGGGACCCGCGCCTGTGTCAGAAGGGTCTGGCGCTCGTCCGCCGCATCTACGGAGACCGGCGAGTCAAGTCTCCGATGGTCCGCAGGGGTTGGAAGGAGTGGGTCGATGCCGGCTTCCCGCGGGGCGCCGACGGACGCCCCGATCCGAAGTACTTCCAGCGCGGCAAGGACAAGTGGCTCCGTGCGTCCTGGCCCGAGGCCTACGACATGGCGGCCAAGGCGCTCGAAAACATCGCCAGGACGTACTCGGGCCCGAAGGGCACCGAGATGCTCCGCGCCCAAGGATACGACCCGGCGATGGTGGAAGCCATCGAAGAGTCGGGAGCGCAGACCATCAAGTGCCGCGGCGGCATGGCGTTCCTCGGCGCCACACGCATCTTCGGCCTCTACCGCTTCGCCAACTCCCTCGCCCTCATGGACGCCAAGGTCCGAAACGTCCCGCCGGAGAAGGCGCACTCGGCTCGCGGCTGGGACAGCTACTCATGGCACACCGACCTGCCGCCCGGACACCCCATGGTCACCGGCGCTCAGACCAACGACTTCGATCTGTTCGCGGTCGAGCAGTCCAAGCTCTGCCTCGCCTGGGGCATGAATTGGATCACCACCAAAATGCCCGACTCCCACTGGCTCACCGAAGCCCGGCTCAAGGGCACCAAGGTCGTGTCCATCACGGTCGAATACAGCGCGACCGCCTCCAAGTCGGACGACGTCATCGTCATTCGACCGGGGACCGACCCTGCGTTCGCCCTCGGCCTCGCGCAGGTCATTCTCTCGAAGAAGCTCTACGATGAGTCGTGGGTCGCTCGAAACACGGACCTGCCGTTCCTGATCCGGCTCGACACGCTGCAGCCGCTCCGGCCCGAGGAAGTCATTCCGGGCTACAAGACCCAACCACCCGCCAATTTGGCTCAGGTCAAAAAGGGCGAGAAGCCGACGCCCGCAAACGCTCAGCGAGGCCAGCTCGTCAACGAGGCGATGGCGGGTGAGTTCCTCCCGTTCGTCGTCTTCGACAAGGCCAAAAAGCCGGTGGCGGTCACCCGCGACGAGTGGGGCGAGAAGGCCAAGAGCATCTCCCCGCAGCTCTTCGCCAAGGCGAAGCTCAAAACGATCGATGGCAAGGAGGTCGAGGTTCGCACGGTCGCCGATCTCATGAAGGAGTACCTAGACGCCAACCTCCAGCCGGAGCAGGTCGAGGCACTCACCGGAGCGCCGAAGAAGGCGGTGGTCGGTCTCGCCACGGAGATCGCCAAGAACCCCGAGAAGACTCTGTTTGCCAACGGCATGGGGCCGAATCAATTCTACAACGCGGACCTCAAGGATAGAGCGATCTTCCTCGTCGCCGCGCTGACGCGAAACGTCGGCTTCCTGGGAGGCAACGTCGGGAGCTACGCCGGCAACTACCGCGGGGCGCTCTTCGCGGGTCTGCCGACCTTCGTGCTCGAGGACCCCTTCAACGTTCAGCTCGACCCCACCGCCAAAGTGCAGATCAAGAAGATCCTGCACTACGACTCCCTGCACTACTACAACTATGGTGACCGCCCGCTCCGGGTCGGCAACAAGTTGTTCACCGGCAAAAGTCACATCCCGTCGCCGACCAAGGCGATGTGGAGCAACAACTCGAACTCGGTGATCGGAAACGTCAAGTGGCACTTCGACGTCGTCCACAACACCCTTCCAAAGATCGAATTCATCTCCTACGCGGATTGGTGGTGGACCGGCTCCTGCGAATATTCCGATCTGATCTTCGGCTGCGACTCGTGGGCCGAGTTCAAGCACACGGACATGACCGGGTCGCCGACGAACCCGTTCCTGCAGCTGTATCCGAAGACGCCGCTGCCGCGGATCTTCGACACGAAGTCCGACATCGAAATCATCGCCGGCGTGGCGAAGTCGCTGGCGAAGCTGGTCAAGGAGCCGCGGCTCGCGGACATGTGGAAGTTCGTCGATGAGGACAAGGTCGAAGCGTACCTCCAGCGGATCGCCGACGCCTCCCCCACGCTGGTCGGATACAAAATCGAGGAGCTCCACAAGAAGGCCGCGAACGGCGTCCCTGCGCTCCTGAACACGAGAACCTACCCCCGAGCATCCTCCTTCGAGCAGGCCAAGGGAGAGATCCCTTGGTACACGAAGTCAGGTCGGCTCGAATTTTACCGACCGGAGCCCGAGTTCATCGAGAACGGCGAGAACCTCGTCGTCCACCGGGAACCCATCGACTCGACGCACTACGAGCCCAATGTGATCCTCGCGAAGCCTCACGTCGCGATTCGCCCTGCCGGGCCGGAGACTTATGGGTTGGCCCGCGACAATCTCTCCACCGAGGTTCGGCAGGTTCGTCACGTCCTCATGACTCCGGCCGAATTGCTGGCGTCGGTGCACCCGCTCAAGGCGAAGGGCTTCGGAACCCACGTCTACCACACCCCCAAATACCGCCACGGCGCCCACACGACGCCGGTGGACACCGACTTCACCGGTGTGTTGTTCGGCCCCTTCGGTGACGTGTACCGGCACGACCGACGGCTCCCGAGCGTCACCGAAGGCTACGTCGACATCAACCCCGACGACGCCCAAGCGATGGGGATCGACGACGGTGAGTACGTCTGGATCGACGCGGACCCCGAAGATCGCCCGTATCGCGGGTGGAAGGAGGGCAGCCCGGAAATGAAGGTGTCCCGCCTCCTGCTCCGGGCCCGATACTACCCGGGCACGCCGAAGGGGATCGCGCGGACTTGGCACAACATGTATGGCGCCACGTTCGGCAGCGTCCTCGGACACGAGACCCGCACCGACGGGCTCGCCAAGAATCCGGAGACCAACTACCAAGCCATGTACCGCTACGGCAGTCACCAAAGCGCCACCCGCGCCTGGCTGAAACCCACACTCATGACGGACTCGCTCGTTCACAAAGGCATGTTCGGTCAGCTCGTCTCGAAAGGCTTCGAGCCCGACATTCACTGCCCGGTGGGCGCTCCCCGCGAGAGCTTCGTCAAAATCTCCAAGGCCGAGCCCGCCTCGATGAAGGGTACGGGCCGGTGGAGGCCGGTCGCCCTGGGCCTGAGACCCAAGAACGAGCGCGAGACGATGAAGATCTACCTCGCTGGCGGCTTCGTGAAGACCTGA
- a CDS encoding sigma-54-dependent Fis family transcriptional regulator, with product MEQQRTEDSRSKEDCACGVCGLVPLAPKFRRSHRVIAESLAMQDLLKRAAQFAHSDAPVAVFGETGTGKEVVARVLHGNSTRSTKPFVAVNVAALPADLLESELFGHSKGAFTGAGNARRGLFEEADGGTLFLDEIGEMPLPLQAKLLRALQDGEVRRVGESQPFAVDLRIICATHCPLEVRVEAGLFREDLYFRLKVLTLSVPPLRERADDILPLASEFLAEERTLAKRFSEQAQRRLLIHPWPGNVRELQNAVKHGAALARGPEVQDSDLPDEVMRPVSSGIRRRPVEARSEAKLEKDLRTLAEVEQEHILRVLEACHGSQSDAARVLGIARNTLWRKLRGFS from the coding sequence ATGGAACAACAACGTACGGAGGACTCTCGCTCGAAGGAAGACTGTGCGTGCGGCGTCTGCGGCCTCGTCCCCCTTGCGCCAAAGTTCCGGCGTTCACATCGAGTGATCGCCGAGAGTCTCGCGATGCAGGACCTGCTGAAGCGGGCTGCCCAGTTCGCGCACAGCGACGCGCCCGTCGCGGTCTTCGGAGAGACGGGAACGGGCAAGGAGGTGGTGGCGCGCGTCCTTCACGGCAACAGCACGCGCTCGACCAAGCCCTTCGTCGCGGTCAACGTGGCCGCGCTCCCGGCCGACTTACTCGAGAGCGAGCTATTTGGTCATTCGAAGGGTGCATTCACCGGCGCCGGTAACGCGCGCCGTGGTCTGTTCGAGGAGGCCGACGGGGGTACTCTTTTCCTCGACGAAATTGGTGAGATGCCGCTCCCACTGCAGGCCAAGCTCCTTCGTGCCCTCCAGGACGGTGAGGTGCGGAGAGTCGGTGAAAGTCAACCATTCGCGGTCGATCTTCGAATCATCTGCGCTACCCACTGCCCACTGGAGGTTCGAGTCGAGGCCGGTCTGTTTCGCGAAGATCTCTATTTTCGCCTGAAAGTGCTCACGCTGAGCGTCCCGCCCTTGCGTGAGCGCGCCGACGATATTCTTCCGCTCGCGAGCGAGTTTCTCGCGGAAGAGCGGACGCTGGCCAAGCGATTTTCCGAACAGGCCCAGCGGAGGCTCTTGATTCACCCCTGGCCAGGCAACGTCCGGGAGCTTCAGAACGCGGTGAAGCACGGCGCGGCCTTGGCGCGAGGACCCGAAGTCCAGGACTCCGATCTGCCCGACGAGGTCATGAGACCAGTGTCGTCCGGAATTCGACGCAGGCCCGTCGAGGCAAGGAGCGAAGCCAAACTCGAGAAGGACCTCCGGACCTTGGCTGAAGTCGAGCAGGAGCACATCTTGCGCGTGCTCGAGGCGTGTCACGGGTCTCAGTCCGACGCCGCGCGGGTGCTCGGAATCGCTCGGAACACACTCTGGAGAAAACTCCGCGGATTTTCCTGA
- a CDS encoding 4Fe-4S dicluster domain-containing protein, whose protein sequence is MSVKNWQIKRDMAYPYEEHRPKRQWAIVFDLNKCIACQTCTLACKTTWTSGKGQEYMFWNNVETKPYGAYPMAWDLNVLEKLGRQDWAKNGTYSGKTIFEAAPASERVVHFAPTDEDWMYPNVGEDDCAGQLNAQGEYIDQLPHDQWFFYLPRTCAHCTYPACLAACPRKAIYKREEDGIVLIDQSRCKGYGECVRACPYKKSMYNPITRTSEKCVGCYPAVEQSIQPQCVVNCIGKIRVMGFINPPWKARKDNPIDYLVHEKQIALPYYPQLGLEPNIYYIPPIHADRAYLRQMFGPQVDGAMDRYRKLTSDPVAQGLLVLMGSTDRIMHGFKVDGGKAQGFDEFGKELVSVPVTENVIVRDAFDETRKVARNNTP, encoded by the coding sequence ATGAGTGTCAAAAATTGGCAAATCAAGCGCGACATGGCCTATCCCTACGAGGAACATCGACCGAAACGGCAGTGGGCGATCGTCTTCGACCTCAATAAATGCATCGCGTGCCAGACCTGTACGCTCGCGTGCAAGACGACCTGGACCTCGGGCAAGGGTCAGGAGTACATGTTCTGGAACAACGTCGAGACCAAGCCCTACGGCGCCTACCCGATGGCGTGGGATCTCAACGTACTCGAAAAACTGGGTCGACAAGACTGGGCCAAGAACGGAACTTACTCCGGAAAGACCATCTTCGAAGCGGCTCCGGCTTCGGAGCGTGTGGTTCACTTCGCGCCTACCGACGAAGACTGGATGTATCCGAACGTCGGCGAGGACGACTGCGCGGGTCAACTCAACGCCCAGGGTGAGTACATCGACCAGCTCCCGCACGACCAGTGGTTCTTCTATCTCCCCCGAACGTGCGCGCATTGCACGTATCCGGCCTGTCTCGCGGCCTGCCCCCGCAAGGCGATCTACAAGCGGGAAGAGGACGGCATCGTGCTCATCGATCAGTCCCGCTGCAAGGGATACGGAGAGTGCGTCCGCGCGTGCCCGTACAAGAAGTCGATGTACAACCCGATCACACGCACCAGCGAGAAGTGCGTGGGTTGTTATCCGGCCGTCGAGCAAAGCATCCAGCCCCAGTGTGTCGTGAATTGCATCGGCAAGATCCGCGTGATGGGATTCATCAACCCTCCGTGGAAAGCGAGAAAGGACAACCCGATCGACTATCTCGTCCACGAGAAGCAGATCGCGCTCCCGTACTATCCACAGCTCGGCCTCGAGCCGAACATCTACTACATCCCGCCGATCCACGCCGATCGCGCCTACTTGCGACAAATGTTCGGTCCGCAGGTCGACGGAGCGATGGATCGCTATCGGAAGCTGACGAGCGACCCGGTGGCTCAGGGACTGCTCGTACTCATGGGCAGCACCGATCGAATCATGCACGGCTTCAAGGTGGACGGCGGCAAGGCCCAAGGATTCGACGAGTTCGGCAAGGAGCTCGTGAGTGTCCCGGTGACCGAGAATGTCATCGTACGAGACGCCTTCGACGAGACGCGAAAAGTCGCGCGGAACAACACGCCATGA